The following proteins are co-located in the Helicobacter acinonychis genome:
- a CDS encoding outer membrane protein assembly factor BamD, translating to MHLKHFKTFLFIIMAVIVVSTGCTNKKKKDEYNKPAIFWYQGILREILFGNLETADNYYSSLQSEHINSPLVPEAMLALGQAHMKKKEYVLASFYFDEYIKRFGTEDNVDYLTFLKLQSHYYAFKNHSKDQEFISNSIVNLGEFIEKYPNSRYRPYVEYMQVKFILGQNELNRAIANVYRKRHKPEGVKRYLERVDETLEKETKPKPSHMPWYVLIFDW from the coding sequence ATGCATTTGAAACATTTTAAAACATTTCTTTTTATCATAATGGCAGTTATTGTGGTAAGCACAGGTTGTACGAATAAAAAGAAAAAAGATGAATACAACAAACCGGCGATCTTTTGGTATCAAGGGATTTTAAGAGAAATCCTTTTTGGCAATTTAGAAACAGCAGACAATTATTATTCTTCCTTACAAAGCGAACACATCAACTCCCCCCTTGTCCCAGAGGCCATGTTGGCTTTAGGGCAAGCACACATGAAAAAGAAAGAATATGTTTTGGCGTCTTTTTATTTTGATGAATATATCAAGCGCTTTGGGACGGAAGACAATGTGGATTATTTGACTTTTTTGAAACTGCAATCGCATTATTACGCTTTTAAAAACCACTCCAAAGACCAGGAATTTATCTCTAACTCCATTGTCAATTTGGGTGAATTTATAGAAAAATACCCTAACAGCCGCTACCGCCCTTATGTGGAATACATGCAAGTGAAATTTATTTTGGGGCAAAATGAGCTCAATCGTGCGATCGCAAATGTTTATAGGAAACGCCACAAACCTGAGGGCGTGAAACGCTATTTAGAAAGAGTGGATGAGACTTTAGAGAAAGAGACTAAACCCAAACCATCACACATGCCTTGGTATGTGTTGATTTTTGATTGGTAG